One Streptomyces sp. NBC_01217 genomic region harbors:
- a CDS encoding WxL protein peptidoglycan domain-containing protein, translated as MHAPVIRRTTTVAALIRTAVLVLLTAFAVAGLSAGAAQAEDGNVTWTVRTASNSYGADRSSFSYNVNPGGQLKDTMAVANRGKSPLELAVYAADGFTTDMGRLDLLTKDKKSVGIGAWVHAGRDTVVIQPGKSAEVPFTVNVPDNATPGDYVGGILTSLKQSDDAEGINVDRRLGIRVKLRVSGELKPKLAIEGLQVDYAGSLNPFAKGDATVTYTIHNTGNAMLSAKQAVSVSGPFGWLRADAGGIAPPPELLPGESWKVKVPVHGVAPGVSLAATATLTPVLADASGSTALLKPVQATAHGWAVPWTLLLLLVVVIAAIVGALVLSRRNRVRRRLREDARVREAVEQRLRDQQTHKS; from the coding sequence ATGCACGCGCCCGTAATACGCCGGACGACCACAGTCGCCGCCCTCATCCGTACCGCCGTCCTGGTCCTGCTCACTGCCTTCGCGGTCGCCGGCCTGTCCGCCGGCGCAGCTCAAGCGGAGGACGGCAACGTCACCTGGACGGTCAGGACGGCCTCGAACAGCTACGGCGCCGACCGGTCCAGCTTCAGCTACAACGTCAACCCCGGTGGACAGCTCAAGGACACGATGGCCGTCGCCAACCGCGGCAAGTCTCCGCTTGAACTCGCGGTCTACGCCGCCGACGGCTTCACGACCGACATGGGCCGGCTCGACCTGCTCACCAAGGACAAGAAGTCCGTCGGAATCGGCGCCTGGGTTCACGCCGGCCGTGACACCGTCGTGATCCAGCCCGGTAAGTCCGCCGAAGTCCCCTTCACGGTCAACGTTCCCGACAACGCCACGCCCGGCGACTACGTGGGCGGCATCCTCACCTCCCTGAAGCAGTCCGACGACGCCGAGGGCATCAACGTGGACCGGCGCCTCGGCATCCGGGTCAAGCTGCGGGTCAGCGGCGAACTCAAGCCGAAGCTCGCGATCGAGGGCCTCCAGGTGGACTACGCCGGCTCGCTCAACCCCTTCGCCAAGGGCGACGCCACCGTCACCTACACGATCCACAACACCGGCAACGCCATGCTGTCGGCCAAGCAGGCGGTGTCGGTCTCGGGCCCGTTCGGATGGCTGCGGGCCGACGCCGGCGGTATCGCCCCGCCGCCGGAGCTGCTCCCCGGTGAGAGCTGGAAGGTGAAGGTGCCCGTCCACGGCGTGGCGCCCGGAGTCAGCCTGGCCGCGACCGCGACCCTCACGCCCGTGCTCGCCGACGCGTCGGGCTCCACCGCCCTGCTCAAGCCGGTCCAGGCCACGGCACACGGCTGGGCCGTTCCGTGGACGCTGTTGCTGCTGCTCGTCGTGGTGATCGCGGCCATCGTCGGGGCGCTCGTCCTCTCCCGCCGCAACCGCGTACGGCGCAGACTGCGCGAGGACGCCCGCGTACGGGAAGCCGTCGAGCAGAGGCTCCGCGACCAGCAGACGCACAAGAGCTGA
- a CDS encoding metallophosphoesterase family protein: MNLRTPTQASGPVRRRVATGATAAFLGLAVAIGGGMASPAAADETASLTGIILGVGANETQRTVTWYSSADTAQKLQVAPTAELVNGEFPAGADTFDAIGGANIATSGGFNRHATITGLKEHTAYSYRVGTEGNWSTAYSFKTQDFEGDYDFLFYGDPQIGSSGDLAQDQAGWQDTVDVSLKANPDAELLVSGGDQVESANNESQWNSFLAPDQLRQYPWAATIGNHDVGGKAYEQHFSTPNTDNSALYYKDGATSTTSGGDYWYIYKDVLFIDLNSNSYDEAKGGGDAAHTAYVTDVINKHGNEAKWKVLVYHHAIYSPASHAKDSDNKKRRVDFPTTFSKLGVDMVLQGHDHSYSRSYLIKNGEKANPDEKPGAADVYPGPGGVVYVTANSASGSKYYDITTPDNSGTSGAGNGADPLNPKNYWYNSVQNQEHVRSYVKVQVRNDKLVVENLRSSTCAAPNSDAAPCNNTPADQPVGSLVDKVTVHPYNGDSQSLQVNVPNAAPGEFGWTIDGYNGLVDLGTAQERNGDHFEASGKINPILVSDSRRSLAPWSVSANVSDFKDADKTFSGSYLGWAPHLLDGGAGAIAGEPVASGYDDQGKGLSVSRGLGSAEQGHPRGSAKLGADLGLKIPDSVEKGGYRATLTITALSS, encoded by the coding sequence ATGAATCTGAGAACCCCGACGCAGGCCTCCGGGCCTGTGCGGCGCCGTGTGGCCACAGGCGCCACAGCGGCATTCCTGGGCCTGGCAGTGGCCATCGGCGGCGGCATGGCGTCCCCCGCCGCCGCTGACGAGACCGCCTCGCTCACCGGCATCATCCTCGGTGTGGGCGCCAACGAGACCCAGCGCACCGTGACTTGGTACTCCTCGGCCGACACCGCGCAGAAGCTCCAGGTCGCCCCGACCGCGGAGCTCGTCAACGGCGAGTTCCCGGCCGGCGCCGACACCTTCGACGCCATCGGCGGAGCGAACATCGCCACCAGTGGCGGCTTCAACCGCCACGCGACGATCACCGGCCTGAAGGAACACACGGCGTACTCCTACCGTGTCGGTACCGAGGGCAACTGGTCCACGGCGTACTCCTTCAAGACGCAGGACTTCGAAGGCGACTACGACTTCCTGTTCTACGGTGACCCGCAGATCGGCTCGTCCGGCGATCTCGCCCAGGACCAGGCCGGCTGGCAGGACACGGTCGACGTCTCGCTGAAGGCCAACCCCGACGCCGAGCTCCTGGTGTCGGGTGGTGACCAGGTCGAGAGCGCCAACAACGAGTCCCAGTGGAACTCCTTCCTCGCCCCGGACCAGCTGCGCCAGTACCCGTGGGCCGCCACCATCGGCAACCACGACGTCGGCGGCAAGGCCTACGAGCAGCACTTCTCCACGCCGAACACCGACAATTCGGCTTTGTACTACAAGGACGGGGCGACGTCCACCACGTCCGGCGGTGACTACTGGTACATCTACAAGGATGTCCTGTTCATCGACCTCAACAGCAACAGCTACGACGAGGCGAAGGGCGGCGGCGACGCAGCCCACACCGCCTACGTCACCGACGTCATCAACAAGCACGGCAACGAGGCCAAGTGGAAGGTCCTCGTCTACCACCACGCGATCTACTCCCCGGCCAGCCACGCCAAGGACAGCGACAACAAGAAGAGGCGTGTCGACTTCCCGACAACGTTTTCCAAGCTCGGCGTCGACATGGTCCTCCAGGGTCACGACCACAGCTACTCCCGCAGCTACCTGATCAAGAACGGTGAGAAGGCGAACCCGGACGAGAAGCCCGGGGCCGCTGATGTGTATCCGGGTCCTGGTGGTGTCGTCTATGTGACGGCGAACTCCGCCTCGGGCTCGAAGTACTACGACATCACCACGCCTGACAACAGCGGGACGAGCGGCGCCGGCAACGGCGCCGACCCGCTCAACCCGAAGAACTACTGGTACAACTCGGTCCAGAACCAGGAGCACGTCCGCTCCTACGTGAAGGTCCAGGTGCGCAACGACAAGCTCGTCGTCGAGAACCTCCGCAGCAGCACCTGCGCGGCCCCGAACTCGGATGCCGCGCCGTGCAACAACACCCCCGCCGACCAGCCCGTGGGCTCGCTCGTCGACAAGGTCACTGTGCACCCGTACAACGGCGACAGCCAGTCCCTCCAGGTCAACGTGCCGAACGCCGCTCCGGGTGAGTTCGGCTGGACGATCGACGGCTACAACGGTCTGGTGGACCTCGGCACCGCCCAGGAGCGCAACGGCGACCACTTCGAGGCGAGTGGCAAGATCAACCCGATCCTCGTGTCCGACAGCCGTCGCTCGCTCGCTCCGTGGTCGGTCTCGGCCAATGTGAGTGACTTCAAGGACGCCGACAAGACGTTCTCCGGCTCCTACCTCGGTTGGGCACCGCACCTCCTCGACGGCGGCGCGGGTGCCATAGCCGGCGAGCCGGTCGCTTCCGGCTACGACGACCAGGGCAAGGGCCTGTCCGTCTCGCGCGGTCTCGGTTCCGCCGAGCAGGGCCACCCCCGGGGTTCGGCCAAGCTGGGCGCGGACCTGGGTCTGAAGATCCCGGACAGCGTCGAAAAGGGTGGCTACCGCGCCACCCTGACGATCACTGCGCTGAGCAGCTGA
- a CDS encoding HupE/UreJ family protein: MSQRVRLGIIGIAAAVIAFLGVGQPAFAHGFTSVVYAHVTAGDEGHIRTKLKLEYDLFVASTADSENDDPLFRTGNAAFESGDTEGQAAALNAHSKSAMRYVADRFSVTSDGRACTPAQVGDFTMTRKEDVPYAALLLDWTCTEQGDDRVLRSGLFPDSEDYVTGTKTIVTYDIDGRSGSAALDAAHPSFSLGQSWYARFWEFFSLGAEHLLTGTDHILFLLALIAGSRRLREIVLAATSFTLAHSVTFMLAALGLVDVPAKVVEPVIALSIAVVAGWYLWRIWRRGGHATDLEAVEGSHFGLDRAGWTRLGVVFCFGLVHGLGFAGALGIDQAWSWTLLWSLLVFNVGIEGVQLAIIAIVFPLLTLVRHRAPTAGLWTTGAISAGVAVMGLVWFVQRVSGF; the protein is encoded by the coding sequence ATGTCACAACGGGTCCGCCTCGGCATCATCGGGATCGCTGCGGCGGTAATCGCTTTTCTGGGCGTCGGGCAGCCGGCGTTCGCCCACGGGTTCACCTCGGTCGTGTACGCCCATGTCACCGCAGGCGACGAGGGTCATATACGGACGAAACTGAAGCTCGAATACGACCTCTTCGTCGCGTCCACCGCCGACTCCGAGAACGACGATCCACTCTTCCGGACAGGAAACGCCGCGTTCGAGTCCGGTGACACCGAAGGACAGGCCGCGGCACTCAACGCCCATTCGAAGTCGGCGATGAGGTATGTCGCCGATCGCTTCTCGGTCACCTCGGACGGCAGGGCATGCACGCCGGCACAGGTCGGCGACTTCACGATGACCCGGAAGGAGGACGTGCCGTACGCCGCTCTGCTGCTCGACTGGACCTGTACCGAGCAGGGCGACGATCGCGTACTGCGCAGCGGGCTGTTCCCCGACTCAGAGGACTACGTCACCGGTACCAAAACGATCGTCACCTACGACATCGACGGCCGCTCGGGAAGCGCCGCGCTCGACGCCGCTCATCCGTCCTTCTCGTTGGGTCAGTCGTGGTACGCGCGGTTCTGGGAGTTCTTCAGCCTGGGCGCCGAGCACCTGCTGACCGGGACCGACCACATCCTGTTCCTGCTGGCGCTCATCGCCGGGTCACGCCGTCTGCGCGAGATCGTGCTCGCGGCCACGAGTTTCACCCTGGCGCATTCGGTGACGTTCATGCTCGCCGCTCTCGGCCTGGTCGACGTTCCGGCGAAGGTCGTGGAGCCCGTCATCGCGCTGTCGATCGCCGTGGTCGCCGGCTGGTACCTGTGGCGGATCTGGCGGCGCGGTGGCCATGCCACCGACCTCGAGGCGGTGGAGGGCAGCCACTTCGGCCTGGACCGTGCGGGCTGGACCCGCCTCGGGGTCGTGTTCTGTTTCGGCCTCGTGCACGGCCTGGGCTTCGCGGGCGCACTGGGGATCGACCAGGCGTGGTCGTGGACCCTGCTGTGGTCCTTGCTGGTGTTCAACGTCGGCATCGAGGGCGTGCAACTGGCGATCATCGCCATCGTCTTCCCGCTGCTGACCCTGGTGCGCCACCGTGCACCGACGGCCGGTCTCTGGACCACCGGCGCGATCTCCGCGGGCGTGGCCGTCATGGGGTTGGTGTGGTTCGTGCAACGGGTGTCCGGGTTCTGA
- a CDS encoding SDR family NAD(P)-dependent oxidoreductase: MSKFTWPHLVRRGGGVIINVASVAGMIAGSTPPMIAHAAANAGVIGMTRQLALEGAPLGIRAVAISPGPVLTPASDRDLGDNQAARDAIIGKTLLRRFARPEEIVELAAFLASDRAGYITGANYVVDGGASAW, encoded by the coding sequence GTGTCGAAGTTCACCTGGCCGCATCTGGTCCGTCGTGGTGGTGGCGTCATCATCAACGTCGCGTCGGTGGCCGGCATGATCGCGGGTTCGACACCGCCGATGATCGCGCATGCAGCGGCCAACGCCGGTGTCATCGGCATGACGCGGCAGCTCGCGCTGGAGGGTGCCCCCCTAGGCATCCGTGCGGTGGCGATCAGCCCGGGCCCGGTCCTGACCCCGGCCAGCGACCGTGACCTGGGGGACAACCAAGCCGCTCGGGACGCGATCATCGGCAAGACGCTCCTGAGGCGTTTCGCCCGCCCCGAGGAGATCGTCGAGCTGGCCGCGTTCCTCGCTTCGGACCGAGCGGGCTACATCACCGGCGCCAACTACGTTGTCGACGGCGGTGCGAGCGCCTGGTAA
- a CDS encoding NADPH-dependent F420 reductase produces MDITDVCTIGILGAGKVGTVLARRALAAGCRVLIAGSGDADAIALTVEVLAPGGVAVAAAEAAAGADVAILALPLGKYRSIPVEALRGKLVLDAMNYWWEVDGVRDDFTDPRTSTSEMVQAFLPDSRVVKAFNHMGYHDLGDEARPTGAADRKAIAIAGEHPDDMATAAHLVHALGFDPVIAGSLADGVRLQPGTEPFGARVGADELRAMLDRFPETGYGREVSRARTAVPTTSAEEA; encoded by the coding sequence ATGGACATCACAGATGTGTGCACGATCGGCATCCTGGGCGCCGGCAAGGTGGGAACCGTACTGGCCCGCCGCGCCCTGGCGGCGGGCTGTCGCGTGCTGATCGCAGGCTCGGGGGACGCCGACGCCATCGCTCTCACCGTGGAGGTCCTCGCCCCCGGCGGGGTCGCGGTCGCCGCGGCCGAGGCCGCCGCAGGGGCCGACGTGGCGATCCTGGCCCTCCCCCTGGGCAAGTACCGCAGCATCCCGGTGGAGGCGCTGCGGGGCAAACTCGTCCTCGACGCCATGAACTACTGGTGGGAAGTCGACGGCGTACGCGACGACTTCACCGACCCGCGCACCTCCACCAGCGAGATGGTCCAGGCGTTCCTGCCGGACTCCCGCGTGGTCAAGGCGTTCAACCACATGGGCTACCACGACCTCGGGGACGAGGCACGGCCCACCGGGGCTGCCGACCGCAAGGCGATCGCCATCGCCGGTGAACACCCCGACGACATGGCCACGGCCGCCCACCTGGTCCACGCGCTCGGCTTCGACCCCGTCATCGCCGGCTCCCTCGCCGACGGTGTGCGGCTGCAGCCGGGCACCGAGCCGTTCGGTGCCAGAGTCGGCGCCGACGAACTACGCGCCATGCTCGACCGGTTCCCGGAGACCGGGTACGGCCGAGAGGTGAGCAGGGCACGCACCGCTGTGCCGACCACGTCCGCCGAAGAGGCCTGA
- a CDS encoding LLM class flavin-dependent oxidoreductase, whose amino-acid sequence MSDLVLGLDTFGDVPVDDFGALLTHAGAIRQVVDEAVLADDIGVDVLAVGEHHRPEWAVSTPETVLAGIATRTRRIRLSSGVTVLSSDDPVRVFQRFATVDALSGGRAEVILGRGSSTESFPLFGYDLSDYEVLFEEKLDLFVRLLKEEPVTWKGTVRAPLKDAEVFPRTESGHLTTWVGVGGSPQSVVRTARHNLSLMLAIIGGSPERFVPYVDLYRRATAQFGTTAHPVGMHSPGFVADTDEEAREVYWQPYREIRDRIGALRGWPPLRRSEYEAEIEHGSLYIGSPETVARKIAGVVRKLGVGRFDLLYTAGALPVSARLRTVELYGTKVIPRVRDMLAG is encoded by the coding sequence ATGTCTGACCTCGTTCTCGGCCTGGACACGTTCGGTGACGTGCCCGTGGACGACTTCGGTGCCCTGCTCACCCACGCCGGGGCGATCCGGCAGGTCGTCGACGAAGCCGTTCTCGCGGACGACATCGGCGTCGACGTGCTCGCCGTCGGCGAACATCACCGCCCCGAGTGGGCGGTGTCCACGCCGGAGACCGTGCTCGCCGGTATCGCCACGCGCACCCGGCGCATCCGCCTTTCCTCGGGCGTGACCGTGCTGAGCTCGGACGACCCGGTCCGCGTGTTCCAGCGCTTCGCGACGGTCGACGCGCTCTCCGGGGGCCGCGCCGAGGTCATCCTCGGCCGTGGCTCCTCCACCGAGTCGTTCCCCCTGTTCGGTTACGACCTGAGTGACTACGAGGTGTTGTTCGAGGAGAAGCTCGACCTGTTCGTGCGACTCCTCAAGGAGGAACCCGTCACCTGGAAGGGCACCGTACGGGCTCCTCTGAAAGACGCCGAGGTCTTCCCCCGGACCGAGTCCGGACACCTGACGACCTGGGTCGGTGTCGGCGGCTCGCCCCAGTCGGTCGTCCGCACCGCGCGCCACAACCTTTCGCTGATGCTCGCGATCATCGGCGGTTCCCCCGAGCGCTTCGTCCCCTACGTCGACCTCTACCGGCGCGCGACGGCCCAGTTCGGCACCACCGCCCATCCGGTGGGCATGCACTCGCCGGGCTTCGTCGCCGACACCGACGAAGAGGCCCGGGAGGTCTACTGGCAGCCGTACCGGGAGATCCGCGACCGCATCGGCGCGCTGCGCGGCTGGCCGCCGCTGCGCCGGTCCGAGTACGAGGCCGAGATCGAGCACGGCTCCCTCTACATCGGCTCACCCGAGACGGTCGCTCGCAAGATCGCCGGTGTCGTCCGCAAGCTCGGCGTCGGCCGGTTCGATCTCCTCTACACCGCGGGAGCGCTGCCTGTCAGCGCCCGCCTTCGCACGGTCGAGCTGTACGGCACGAAGGTGATCCCCCGGGTCCGCGACATGCTGGCCGGCTGA
- a CDS encoding VOC family protein has product MDLKLEVVVLPVSDVDRAKAFYGALGFRLDVDYIADDSYRVVHLTPPGSQSSILFGTGVTTAAPGSVQGLHLIVDDIEEAHADLVARGIDMGEVFHDAGGVFHRGTEEGRVSGPHPTRASYSSFAAFSDPDGNGWVLQEVTTRLPGR; this is encoded by the coding sequence ATGGACCTGAAACTCGAAGTTGTGGTGCTGCCTGTTTCCGACGTCGACCGGGCCAAGGCCTTCTACGGGGCGCTCGGCTTTCGCCTGGACGTCGACTACATCGCCGACGACAGCTACCGGGTGGTGCACCTGACCCCTCCCGGCTCACAGAGCTCGATCCTCTTCGGCACCGGTGTCACCACGGCCGCACCGGGGTCGGTGCAAGGGCTGCACCTCATCGTGGACGACATCGAGGAGGCCCACGCCGACCTCGTCGCCCGCGGCATCGACATGGGCGAGGTCTTCCACGACGCCGGCGGGGTCTTCCACCGCGGCACGGAGGAGGGCCGGGTCAGCGGTCCGCACCCGACGCGCGCCAGCTACAGCTCGTTCGCCGCGTTCAGCGACCCGGACGGCAACGGGTGGGTGCTTCAGGAAGTGACCACGCGCCTTCCCGGACGCTGA
- a CDS encoding type 1 glutamine amidotransferase domain-containing protein → MAAKLLFVMTGASYWTLKDGTRHATGYWAEEFAAPYKAFTDAGHQVTVATPNGVVPTVDMMSLRPDMAGSAETALELEEIIRSAEEMRRPIQLSNARLEDYDAVYFPGGHGPMEDLWENPDAGRLLAAALGSGKPLAVVCHAPAAMLSTRFHSVSPFAGYRITAFTNDEEDAVGLASRARWLLEDELKTLGVDFVRGEMWKPYTIVDRNLYTGQNPASAAALAVELLKVL, encoded by the coding sequence ATGGCGGCGAAGCTACTGTTTGTGATGACCGGAGCCTCTTACTGGACGCTCAAGGACGGCACCAGGCACGCGACCGGTTACTGGGCCGAGGAGTTCGCGGCCCCCTACAAGGCGTTCACGGATGCCGGCCACCAGGTCACGGTGGCGACCCCCAACGGCGTGGTTCCGACCGTGGACATGATGAGCCTGCGCCCCGACATGGCCGGCAGTGCCGAGACCGCCCTCGAACTGGAGGAGATCATCCGCTCCGCGGAGGAGATGCGGCGGCCGATACAGCTGTCGAACGCTCGCCTGGAGGACTACGACGCCGTCTACTTCCCCGGCGGCCACGGTCCCATGGAGGACCTTTGGGAGAACCCCGACGCGGGCCGGCTGCTTGCTGCGGCGCTCGGTTCGGGCAAGCCTCTCGCCGTCGTCTGCCACGCACCGGCAGCGATGCTGTCCACCAGGTTCCACAGCGTCTCCCCCTTCGCCGGCTACCGGATCACCGCCTTCACCAACGACGAGGAGGACGCTGTCGGGCTGGCTTCCCGGGCGCGGTGGCTGCTGGAGGACGAGTTGAAAACGCTCGGCGTGGACTTCGTCCGCGGCGAGATGTGGAAGCCGTACACGATCGTGGACCGCAACCTGTACACGGGGCAGAACCCCGCGTCGGCCGCGGCCCTGGCGGTCGAACTGCTGAAGGTCCTGTAG
- a CDS encoding CGNR zinc finger domain-containing protein → MNHAFPCGTLFLDFVGTLRARRNEAPREMLARPESLGDWFVESGMLDETPGVDEADLATALDLREAIYAVVASRLAGEPLPAAALAEVNRQAAGLPVRVQLGADGRRRRTGSVAQGLAVLARETVEILGGVEGALLRECSRPECTQVYFDRSRGPRREWCSMKTCGNRVKAAAYRARQRSTES, encoded by the coding sequence GTGAATCATGCATTTCCCTGCGGGACGCTCTTCCTCGACTTCGTCGGAACGCTGCGCGCACGCCGCAACGAGGCGCCGAGGGAAATGCTCGCACGCCCTGAATCGCTCGGCGACTGGTTCGTGGAGTCCGGCATGCTCGACGAGACTCCCGGCGTCGACGAGGCCGACCTCGCGACCGCCCTGGATCTGCGAGAGGCCATCTACGCGGTGGTCGCGTCGCGTCTGGCCGGCGAACCCCTGCCTGCCGCGGCGCTCGCCGAGGTGAACCGGCAGGCGGCAGGCCTGCCGGTGCGGGTGCAGCTGGGCGCCGACGGCAGGCGTCGCCGCACAGGTTCCGTTGCCCAGGGTCTCGCGGTCCTGGCCCGGGAGACCGTGGAGATCCTCGGGGGAGTGGAGGGCGCGCTGCTGCGCGAGTGCTCCCGCCCGGAGTGCACCCAGGTCTATTTCGACCGCTCGCGCGGCCCCCGGCGGGAATGGTGCTCCATGAAGACCTGCGGCAACCGGGTCAAGGCCGCCGCCTACCGGGCCCGTCAGCGCAGCACGGAGAGCTGA
- a CDS encoding MarR family winged helix-turn-helix transcriptional regulator, which translates to MADTAAIKPLNQDEEAFLRALGRVMTYLPRVVDADMAADQPITGSEYMVLVHLSEAPQNHMRMSELANACGLSLSGVTRIVKRLEAQSFVLREKSLDDGRAWLAVLTSDGWTCLKQAWPTNLASVRRHIFSRLEGCDIAAAAKALERIASAD; encoded by the coding sequence ATGGCAGACACGGCGGCGATCAAGCCCCTCAATCAGGATGAGGAAGCGTTCCTCCGCGCTCTTGGCCGGGTAATGACATACCTGCCGCGCGTCGTCGACGCCGACATGGCCGCGGATCAGCCGATCACCGGCAGCGAATACATGGTGCTGGTTCATCTCTCCGAGGCACCGCAGAACCACATGCGTATGAGTGAGCTCGCCAATGCGTGCGGGCTGTCCTTGAGCGGCGTGACCCGAATCGTGAAACGCCTGGAGGCTCAGTCGTTCGTGCTCCGCGAGAAATCTTTGGACGACGGACGGGCCTGGCTCGCGGTCCTCACCAGTGACGGCTGGACGTGCTTGAAGCAGGCATGGCCCACGAATCTCGCGAGCGTGCGGCGGCACATCTTCTCCCGCCTCGAAGGCTGTGACATCGCCGCCGCCGCCAAGGCCCTGGAGCGCATCGCCTCGGCTGACTGA
- a CDS encoding NADPH-dependent FMN reductase — protein sequence MTKIGIIIGSTRPGRNGEAVARWVHEVAVQRTDAQFEIVDLLDYKLPLLDEAYPPSLGNYTQPHTLAWAEKIASLDGFIVVTPEYNRSVPGALKNAIDFLYAEWNNKAVGFVGYGSVGGARAVEHLRGIAGELQMADVRSQVALSLFTDFENFTTFKPADNQRDTLVTTLDQVVAWSTALAPLRAN from the coding sequence ATGACCAAGATCGGTATCATCATCGGCAGCACTCGGCCGGGTCGTAACGGCGAGGCCGTGGCCCGCTGGGTGCACGAAGTCGCTGTTCAGCGCACCGACGCACAGTTTGAGATCGTCGATCTGCTGGACTACAAGCTTCCCCTCCTGGACGAGGCGTACCCGCCGTCCCTGGGCAACTACACCCAGCCCCACACCCTGGCCTGGGCCGAGAAGATCGCTTCCCTGGACGGCTTCATCGTCGTGACGCCGGAGTACAACCGCTCCGTGCCCGGCGCGCTGAAGAACGCGATCGACTTCCTCTATGCCGAATGGAACAACAAGGCCGTCGGCTTCGTCGGCTACGGCTCGGTCGGCGGCGCCCGTGCCGTGGAGCACTTGCGCGGCATCGCGGGAGAGCTCCAGATGGCCGACGTCCGCTCCCAGGTGGCGCTCTCCCTCTTCACCGACTTCGAGAACTTCACCACCTTCAAGCCGGCCGACAACCAGCGCGACACCCTCGTGACCACCCTGGATCAGGTTGTCGCCTGGTCCACGGCCCTGGCTCCGCTGCGCGCCAACTGA
- a CDS encoding nitronate monooxygenase — protein MTRAFTGRPARALRNDFVDRYGGLAPHGYPALHHLTSPMCGAATAANDAERINLWAGTRYRHATAEPTGWILHRLASGVWGVRRGHAQTGPPGSRHPSARSTGWHPPLRRPTARPT, from the coding sequence GTGACGCGGGCGTTCACCGGCCGACCGGCGCGAGCACTGCGCAATGACTTCGTCGACCGGTACGGCGGCCTGGCACCGCACGGCTACCCGGCCCTGCACCACTTGACCAGCCCGATGTGCGGCGCCGCAACGGCGGCGAACGATGCCGAGCGGATCAATCTGTGGGCCGGAACGAGGTATCGCCACGCTACCGCGGAGCCCACCGGGTGGATTCTCCACCGATTGGCGTCCGGAGTGTGGGGCGTCCGGCGCGGGCATGCTCAAACGGGCCCGCCGGGCAGCCGGCATCCGTCTGCCCGGAGTACGGGGTGGCACCCTCCGCTCCGGCGGCCGACAGCACGGCCGACCTGA
- a CDS encoding MarR family winged helix-turn-helix transcriptional regulator has translation MPTAQPAPATAEPNPLSPEEEAVVRALPRLIHALPRAIDADMVREQRLPSTEYLALMHLSEAPGRQLRMSDLAEVCEMSLSGTTRVVHRLESLGFVQRVRCAEDARGWNAALTDAGFRRLKEAWPTNLAAVRRYFLDHLAGLDLKKLAAALQKVAT, from the coding sequence ATGCCGACCGCACAGCCAGCACCGGCCACAGCTGAACCGAACCCCCTGAGCCCCGAGGAAGAGGCCGTCGTCCGGGCCCTTCCGCGCCTCATTCACGCGCTGCCTCGCGCAATCGACGCCGACATGGTGCGGGAGCAGCGGCTGCCCAGCACCGAGTACCTGGCCCTGATGCACCTCTCCGAGGCACCCGGTCGGCAGCTGCGGATGAGCGATCTCGCCGAAGTCTGCGAGATGTCGCTCAGCGGCACCACTCGTGTCGTGCACCGACTGGAGAGCCTGGGTTTCGTTCAGCGAGTCCGGTGCGCAGAGGACGCCCGCGGCTGGAACGCGGCCCTCACGGACGCCGGCTTCCGGCGTCTGAAAGAGGCGTGGCCGACCAATCTGGCCGCCGTGCGCCGGTATTTCCTCGATCATCTGGCCGGCCTGGACCTCAAGAAGCTGGCCGCGGCCCTCCAGAAGGTGGCGACCTGA